In Larimichthys crocea isolate SSNF chromosome XI, L_crocea_2.0, whole genome shotgun sequence, the sequence ATTTCTCgtgttgtgattggctgagaagCTCGTGCCCCTTTACACGTTACTTACTTTACACgttacttgttttttacttactttacactttacttactttacactttacttactttaccctttacttactttacactttgcttgtttttacttactttacactttgttttttttactcattttacactttacttgtttttactttttttaacttttacttacttttttacttgtttttgaTTACTTGtttattacttacttactttacacTTGACATACTTTGCACTTGTCgtggaaattcgataaagactgagaacacgatcagtattaaatgagaactttattcttggccaaggagagacaacagtacgacTACAAGAGtcgcaaagttctctctgctgataatacattcaactgctccttttgtagacatttctccccctccctctcctctgaggtaatAAAAGAGACTCTAATTGCATTAAgggggttaccctcgtaaatatctgctttactcccctttCACACtgtggctggtaccaacatctccgggacagagagaaatgtccacactcaaacatatatcaacccatcaggaggcagtctcctaaaTAGGACACAGTTCATAgaaagttaaacacaaaaatataattgtaatataaagtaagcataaaaaagtaaaacagaggTTAAAAGAATTGTTCCACTACACACTTTACTTTACACTTGTTTTTTAGTCATTTTACACTTTACTtctttttacttacttttttacttacttttttacttatttttgaTTACTTgttattacttacttactctACACTTGCCATACTTTAAtctttacttactttacactttaattgttttttacttactttacactgTACTTACTTTACACTACttgttttttacttactttacactttacttactttatactttacttgtttttttacttactttacactttacttattttacactttacttTACACGCTACttgttttttacttactttacttactttacactacttgtttttttacttactttacactttccttattttacactttacttactttacacgttacttgttttttacttactttacactttacttgttttttacttactttacactttacttactttacactttacttactttacacgttacttgttttttacttactttacactttacttgtttttttacttactttacactttacttactttacactTTACTTTACACTTGACATACTTTAAtctttacttactttacactgTACTTACTTTACAcgttacttgttttttttacttactttacactttacttgttttttacttactttacacttgtttttttacttactttacttactttacactacttgtttatttacttactttacacTTTACTTGGTTTTTACTAATTTTAcactttacttgtttttttactttttacttgcttttttacttactttttaaattgttttttacctacttttttacttttttttaatttgtttgttttacttcaaatcaaattttattcgTATAACCCAaggtcacaaaatacatttgcctcggagggctttacaatctgtacagggagtgacaccctctgtccttagaccctcggttcgagtgaggaaaaaaacatgttttttggcCTTTCTGCCTTTTATCACAATACACCCTCAGCCAAGGTTGGCCCACCACAGACTGATCAGACCTGGGTGTGTGTCATGCTCTAGGCTCCATGAGGTCACTTGACAGCCCATACCGATGCAGGTGTATTAGATTCACTCAGCAAGCTACATTTATTTAGTCTCCATTACATATATTTCCCAAAAATTCAAAAGACTGCCACAGAATTTCAGAACCAGTGGAATAACCATGGTCTTTCAACTCAAAGGGGACAAACTCCTTTTCAGCTGTGGCAAAGGGGCATAATCAACAATTCAGGAGTGCATAACCAAAGTATGAATGGTAttagagacatagacagtggcTTTGGTATGCCAACTGGAGTTAGGTGGATGGTGAAGAGGATGTCCACCAGGTCAGCTTTGAGGGTTGTAGGAGGCCAATATAGAAGGGGGCAAAAACTCTCTGGGTGAACTTGAATTTTGGCCAGCACACCAAGTGTTCTTACTCCGACctgaaaagtaagtaaaaaacaagtaaaaaacaagCTTGTGGTGACTTAAGTTTTAACAAAAAGTCACATGCAGCAGATGAAAGAATTAAAGAAAGAACATAATTTAAAATTGTGAATATTTACTAAGGAACGGGGAGGGATGAaataagaacaataataaaGTATTATCCAGCTAACAAACCTTTTTCATTTAAACgaaatgaaaaatgtcctgCTTGTTTTCAGTTTATGCAGTTGTCAGAATCAAAGTATGCGTGTTAGAAGATACTGTATATGacatgattttctttctttttttttaagattattttttgggctttttatgcctttaatgataatacagctgaagatagacaggaagcagggggcagagagaggggaagtgacACGCAGTAAGTGGCCGTCCGATGCGAGATTCGAatcggggccagctgcagcgaggactgtagcctctacacacagggcggccgcttaacccactacgctacaAACCGCCCTATGACATGATCTTTTGTATTGAATGACGAAAGAGGGAGCTGGATATTGTAGTGTTAGTCTATTTACATGTTGTTGACGTGTTTTTTTAAGCCATTGACTAGCAGCATTAGCTGTGtttacagacatttatgatTTAGTAGACTGACAACTTACACGTAAATTACCTGTAAGTTAATTTACCTGTAAATGTTGTTCTTACCTTTTCCTTGTTTTGGGGGCCCCTGTTGCCAAAGTGTTGCTGCGTCTGACACCGAAGAGGCTGCCGCAATCCTCCAGGCTGTATTTGTGTGGCGTTCACTGCTTGCCCTGCTAAAGTGACTTGGGAGTTTGGAGGTCTGAAAAGTTGTCTCTTCTCACTTTCCGCCGAGCTGTGAACAACATGAAGTACAGACGAGCCTGTCCTCTGCCACTCAACAGACGAGGATAAAGATGTGATGGTTTCCCGCgatgataaaatatttcttaatatATGGATGACTTGTTGCAGTGCTCATTTTTCCTCTCCACCATCTTTGTTGTGCATGacaacatttcattgttttacttCACCTTCACTTTCACTCTAAGCCATGCTGTCTTTTTATAGCCCTGTTCAAACCTCACCATGACCCTGGTCTGATATGGGCAGCTAGTGTGGGCTTTCAGCGTTAGTATGGAGAGTAGTGTCCACATTTATCCTGCTAGTCTGCGTATGTGAAGTCACGATATAAACTACAATTATAAAAGTAATTGTAGTAGATTTTGACACAGGGCTCCTCCTTCATAAGATGGAGCCACAAAATGAACTAATAATGAAGGTCCTGCTTCAGTTCATGTCGCACCTTTTAATGGTGGAAAGACCCTCACAAGAAGCTTCTCCAGCTCTGCCTGGCTGGCAGTCCAACCTACCTGAGGGTGGAGATGAAAGGTCACATGGTTCTAAGTACATTATGAATGTGACTTGAAGATTTGGCtgataaacaaaagaaaaccaaacacCACCAGTATCAGTGGTACCTTCCTAAAGAAGGTTTTTTCTTGTCAAtgtcaccaagtgtttgctcatggtgggaattagATCTGCTCTGTATGCAAAGTGTCATGAGGTAACTTCAGAGAcaatcactttttctttttcaccagCTTGTAGGATGGGTTACTACAAACCAGCCAATGAGAGCAAAGGATGCCGGCTATGCCCACCGAATAGCAGGACACACAGCGAGGGAGCAGAGAGGTGTGACTGTCTACAGGGTTACAACCGCCTACCAACTGACCCTGATGAGCTAGGTTGCACCAGTAAGACACACTGAGTGGAAGTAAATGGGTGTCATTCATACTTAAAGGAAGTCTCAGCACGTTTTTCCTTCCATGTCTTCTCCCCACAGAGCCTCCCTCCGCCCCTGTGAATCTAACAGCACATCATCAGAATGACTCTGGGCTGACAGTGACGTGGGATCCTCCTCATGACTGGGgagggagacaggaagtgaagtaTCACATCATGTGTGTGAGGAAAGCAGAGGCTGGCAGTCAGTGGGAGGCATGCGGGGACAATGTGATTGTTCTGCAAGGAGGGCTGACCAGCACGTCAGCCAGCATCACAGGAATGAACCCGCAATACGACTATAGACTGTCAGTGCAAGCCCAGAATGATATATCCATCCTGCAGGGGGCGCCACTGTCATCCACTGCGACAGTTACTATTCATAGATGTAAGTCAGCTGGACTGAatgatgatgtcagtgtgttAGAAACACACCTCCACAACAACCTTGTGTACCGTCATCTTGTACCACCGCTAAcactaacaaactaacaaataTACACGTGACAGGTCGACCATATGTAGAGCTTTAAATAGTTCCACTTCATTACAGCacatttgtttcttctcttgCTACTTTCATGATGAtttgtaaatgcattttttccaAAAGATTTTTGGCTTTGCAATGTattttgcaatgttttttttaaactcttacattcaaattatttttgattgagatttaaaggtccagtgtatagaATTTAGTTACATCTAGTGGTCTAATCGCTgtattgcaatctcctcacatcatcctcaccttcttagtgtaaaggagaaacaacacttgaaaggaCCTGTTTAgagtcactatttagtttgtctgttctgggctactgtacacagtgtttcaacatggcgacCCGCTCGCACtgtagaatataaaaataagtaacaacaacaaaaagattcttattttcaggtgattatacatccatgaaaacatacttatgaatactatattccatgtctgtcttattctgaaaataaaggccccaaatcttacacacttaaAATTTGACCTATTAGAATAATTGTTAaattgttaaaataattaattatttgttgaagttgtttttaGTAGCAGTCATTGCCAACAGCTAACTTGAAGTTTGCTGCTGTGAATGAGTTGCGCATTTAAAGCAGAACTGTGCCAgtgtttaaagaacacacacCCGTACTCAGTTCAATAGACTCAGCAGCACATTGCTGCTACAGCCGGAattggtctggtatgaccagtagcttatggtggctaatgttagctaacttTAGATGCTGCAGTGCAATTGCTGATTTTATGATGCTCCTGTTTAATGTGTTAAACTACCTATTAGCACCACCCTCTAATTGCCATTTGATGTCACTTCTGTTGCTCTTAACAGTATAACGACAGGGCACTGAAGTGCCGTTTAAAGCTACATTAGTTAATTTTTAGTCACCTGAGGGCATtagaacaagctgtaaacacacaataGACAGATTTTCTCGTTATAGTGAACACTTTCATATTTATACTTCCAGTAGACATAGggcaacattaacattcactttctgtttgtgtcccCCTGAAGTCCAATGATCTGTTTTGTTGTAGGGAAAGTTCCTCCGGTGGTGATCACTGTGACCCCACACTCCAACATCTCCACAGAGAATGAAATAACTCCTCAGCGCCAAAGTCGCTCCTCCATCTGGGTGACAGTTGGGGTTTTATTCGCTGTCCTGCTGCTCTTGGCTGTGGTTCCCATTTATGTGTGTGCTAAGCGTCGCAAATACACCACACTCAGGTAAAAACTCAGGTTCCACCTCTGTTCCTTTGGCCTCCTATGATAAAGTTACCTTCACTAACTGCGCAACATTGTTCTGCTTGAAGGGACCAAAAAGTTCCACAATGAGGACGTTTTGTGTAGaatgtgacatttctttctgtggTGCCCTCCAAGATGAAAAAGATCAAGAGAAGATGCAGATGCAGTGCAGACAGCAATGCTACttaatttaatatgtttttatagaTTTCTAAATATCTTATTCAGGTAATTATCAAGacaatgttgtatttttttctgccaaattcatattttcaagtTGTGGGGACATCTGTTTAAAAATATAGGACTcctaatattttattattggataatatattttttaatgactgtAAATTTGGCAAAAATAAATCCATATTTTCCCTAATACAGAGTTTAAACATGAGGTGAAGGTGACTTAACAGTGAAGACACATTTACTAATCATGACATAAATATTATACTTTCTCTACAGCCCTGAGCGGGAAGTCGAACTTTTACCAATGAATGTTGGAGTTTCCTACCGACGTCCgcagcaggtggaggctgcACCTCAACAGGCTGACAGTAAGTGTGATATTCTTAAACAGAAACAAGTCGAGAAAATTGATTTTGTCATCTCTGACCTTCAAAAACAGAACCAAACGggcattgttttattttttatcattgttttattatttaagttttaaCTATCctatattttactattttactgTTACTACAGTTTGACTGTCATGCAAACGAGAAGCTAATTTGAACAGTACAGGATGCAGTAATGACGTTCTACTTGTTTTAGTGGTGGAAGGTGTGGCTCAGTTGCTGGAGGGGCTCAGTGGCAGGCTGCTGTCCAGTTTGAAGGATGTACTGGTGGAGAGAAACAAGCTCACACTGGGCAAGGAGCTGGGCAGAGGTCAGTTCATGATTCATGATTCCTCTAAATCCTGTCTCAGCCTCACAGAGGACCAGCGATTTGCAATCTTTTGCAGTATTTTAAAgatcactggttctcaaactatggcACACAGACCACTGGCCACatgctccctctagtggtacatGAAGTACAGgatttaatatattcatttgGAAACATAATAAACTATACTAAAACTATGAGATTGCTGGAATGTGATACAAAGTTTTGCAATATTTTGTTTATCAGCCTGCTACATagtcacattcatgcatgtaGTGTACATCTATAACAAGCAAGTGTAAAtcttctgtgacatcactgattgGTTTGTGGACTGTTATGAAGTATTTTTGTCCTTATcgatgtttttttctgagctaGAAATGGAAAAGAGTGTGTAAcgtactgtactgcactgtactgtactgcactgtactatactgtactgtactatactgtactgtactgtactgtactgcactgtactgtactatactgtactgtactgtactgtactatactgtactgtactgtacgtTTTCACTCAgacaaaaatgtttgtgaaaacatttgaggacgCAGTCacagaatcttgattcatatttgattagCACAGCCTAGATGGTGCAATTATCATGGCTAAACCTTTATTGATATACTTCTTAATTTTATGATATGATAATGTCAATGTAAACCCATGACTCTGCAGGTTTACCACagaatttaatttctttcaatATATTACCTTCATCAAGGTTATTGATATGTAAAACAAGCGCCCAACCACGGTTATAGAAATCAATCCAACTGTTTAGAACATATGACCAAAGATcttagttttttaaaaaaagacagtaaaCATGAGTGATGACACTGGgtcctttgttttgttctacAGGGGAGTTTGGCTCAGTCTATGAAGGGGTCTACACCCCAGACGGTGTGGACATGAAGGTGGCTGTGAAGACCATGAGAGGTCTGTACTGAAACTCAAAGGTTTTTTCTGTTGAGGTTTTTTGCTGCTTTGccttgtttttctcatgttcTCTTTCTCACACGTCTAGTTGGAATCCACAGCCAGCAAGACCTACATGAGTTTTTGAGAGAGGCAGAAATCATGCAGAACTTTGATCATGAAAATGTGGTCAGACTACTCGGTAAGATATGAAAACTGCAACGTCATGTTCCTGAAGAAATGTTCAGGACACCACCAGTCTGCTGTCTGCAGTATGCCATAATCAGTTGCATGATGGTCACTTATTTAGCTTTGACTGGGTCTGGGTTTTGCTGgctttcagtgtttttacctCATGTGTGTTTGATTGCCATGTTCTTCAAAGAACAATTTGGACACATTTCTATTAGCTATCAAGTTCCAGGCAACAAACTCTCAGTTTAGTTGGGTTAGTTGAGAGGCTCCTGGTGTAATCCACACAGACTGGCAAACCAGAACAATGAGGTAAGGTCTGATTCTCAGTGGAAATGACGATACCTTCAGTAGATCTGTGCCTGGTTCTAGAGGAAATGTAAAAGTTGCTAATCCTCACGCCTGCTTTATTGCAGCAGCAGTTTTGTGAAAGGTATTTGTGCTCTGCAGGGGTCACTTTACAGAGGGAGCAGGACTCTTCTCTGCCTGTTCCTCTGGTCATCCTGCCCTACATGAAACATGGAGACCTGCGCCGCTTCCTCATTGACACACGCTATGGTGATGTTCCCATGGTAAGATGTAGTCAGCACATGTATGTACATAAATGGGACTTACTGCACATGcttacacagagacacacacaaatgttttagTGACAACCCCTGACCCACTGCCAGGCCAGGCCCTCATGACAAAATAGCAAATACTCACAGAGGATTTTGAGCACACACTAATGGACAGGACGGCCCGTTTGACTCACAAGTTATGTGGCCAATTAGGCAGCAACAAAATACTGCACTGCAGGTTATTAAACAGCGATTTACACCTCTGTAAGGTTGTCATGCTAACATCACTGAGTTGATTTAGCTGTTTGCATTACAAAATGATTTATCAGGAATGTGTGATTGCATGTATTTGgtacaaatcaaatgaatgaagAGGCAGTCTGTTTAACACACTGTTCATCCCTATTTTATGTGTGGTGCAATAAATATTGTAGTCTGTTGGGGTCCCTAGTGGGACTTTAAACTTGTACtagactgtgtaaaacatggatgtagtcttAGTGACGTCACCTATGGATTTctaaagctcagtgtggtggcacTGTgtctaatccaaaaatgggcaaaaaggTGGATcgtgggtggacctgaggtgagcttaatgaagcctggttgctcaaacaagccacctgtaacagcactaacctgtcaatcaaagcactccccactcttaatcctgcataactttaagccttaatatcatttgaacaggtgagttgtatataaatttacactcagtacagttgaaaactgttttttgtaccaggctgtaaacatgtttatttttgcggtgacattttaacattttaacacaacTACCCTCCTTCAGTTTGTGCCGCATCAGAGCCTCCTGCGCTTCATGATTGATATTGCAGCAGGGATGGACTATCTGAGCTCACAGCGGTTCCTGCATAGAGACCTGGCTGCACGCAACTGCATGTGAGTCCATCAGAGGGAGACACTGAGAGAGGGGAGCTTGAAATCAAGGACTCCTTGTTCATATAAGACTGCGTCTCTGTCCTCAGCTATTGGTATTCAATCATGGCTTGTTTCTGGGAAGGAAACTGCTTAAAATTTCAATAAAGCAGACTGAGGGCCTCAGAGAAGATAGTGTGTTTGCTggctgaaaatataaaacagtgtGTCAGAATTCAGAACAAAGAACGTATTTTATCCTCAGGCTGGGTGATGACCTCAGGGTGTGTGTGGCTGACTTCGGCCTATCCAAGAAAATCTACAGCAGCAGTTATTATCGTCAGACAGTGGTTGTTCGTCTTCCAGTCAAATGGATGTCCATAGAGAGTCTGTCCGAGTCTGTCTACACTACCAAGAGTGACGTGGTGAGTTCAGTGTTCTGTGGAACATCACTTTGAACTCTGAAAGTAGAGATtagattctgattctgactgtctgtgacttttacttttactgaacTTCTGAATTTGTACATTCAAAACTATTCAATTATTTCTGGCCCCTTTCCTCTCAGTGGTCATTCGGGGTGACCATGTGGGAGATTGTGTCCCGGGGAAGGACCCCCTATCCTGGAGTTCACAACCACGAGGTGCTGGACCTGCTGCTGTTGGGACACAGGCTCAAACCACCTGAGGACTGTGACCACAAACTGTGAGTTCTCAGGGACATTTCTCAGTTTATTTCTTGATAAgagatattttgaaatattaagagaaaacaacaaacatattttggTGTAGTATCTatccatgcagatagttttgatttgattactTCAGATTTCTACCTTTGCCCATATAaatggaggtgaatggaatGTGCCTTGGTTCTCTGCATAATTCACAGAACACACTAGACACAGTTTCTTTGACAGTAAGCAGTTACAGTGAACACCATATAACACAATGTGTTCAGTATGTTACATCACATTTAGATAGAaacatcattacattttttaatgtttacaatacaaatataattCATTTACAGAGACTTTTTAATATCATCAGGGACTGTTCAATAATTATGCCTGTTTTATGTCTACCTTTCATTCTTTTAAAGTGTCTATGAAGTTAAATTTTGACCAAATATCAAATgtattaattgatttattgtgtATGTAGTAATGTAATTTATCATGCATTCTGATTCTGTTATGTATCTGACACACTTTGATTCTTTAGTTTTTACATAGCAAATCAACGTTTCTTTAATTCCTGGTCTCTTTTGAAATATCCTTTGTCACTTTGGATAAACTGCTCATTAGTTTAAGTCATTGCTCTGGGGAATATTCctgtatatttacagtatttatatttatacataacTCCCTATCTTGTCCATCTCACCCCAAACATAGTTATGAAGTGATGCAGAGCTGCTGGGTTAAGGAGCCAGCCCACAGGCCTTGCTTCAGGGAACTGGGTGAAATGCTGAAAGGTTTACTGTCGGAGCTTCCGGCGCTGGAGGCCAGCCAGGAGGCCAGCTACATCAACCAGGTCCTGGaggtttctgctgctgtggctgcctCTCAGGATCCACAAACAAACTCTGGGGGAAGACTGGAAAATGTCTACCTGCCTACTCCTGTGGGTGCTGCTCCAGCCAGAGATGATGATtttgaagaagaggaagggtACCTTAAGTTTACTACTGACTCAACAACTAAGGGGGATgataatcattaaaaaaaagaatatctgTATGGGGTTTTACAAAATGTAATTCCATATTAAAGAACTGTGTGTGAGAGGGTGAGATAGAGATATTGTGTAACATCCTCAGGCAGACAGAAACTAAAACCTTTTACTGTATTTTGCACTTTTACAAATGTATATCTGTATTGTGTATCTCTTACTAGAAAATGTCTCTTACTGGTAAGAGGGATGACCATGGCTCAGTggcagagtgggtcgtccaaTAACCCCATGGGTGGCAGTTGGCggaattattcaaataaaaatactaataagTTTGTGAGGTCAAAACTATGAGATATTAAGTAAAAATGATCAAACTGAAGTAAAACATAGTGAGATTAAATCtagattttgtctttttatgtcaGAATTATTAGGATTATGAGGGCAGTCAAAATCATAACTCAAAGCTGTCACCATGTCATAATTTAATCTATTTAAATGATCCACAATttacgacggagtattagggccacatttaaaacatttttttttggaaataattacgagaataaagtcgttattaaatatggcaagAATGAATTGcaagattaaagtcgttattaaatatggcgactcgccatatttaataacgactttaatccCGTAACTCGTATCTcgaaacaatttccctacggggattaataaagttctTCTGATTCTGACTTCTGATTctgactttaatctcgtaattaattcccaaatttttttttttatttaagtcgTACCGTCGTAACAATTTGACTTActatctcataattatgactcAGGATCTCATAATAGTAATGTTAATTTTGACACAggcatttattatgtttttcttttctttttctctggcagaaatacacatacacatggaaTTTTATTTGCACTATAGAGTATGTTATTGCTGACTTCCAGGGTTTGATCTGTGACAGTATTACTTATTATATTACCCTCGTATTTGGATCATGACAATATTCTAAGAGGCTGTGTTACAGATGTAAGATTTAGACTGCAGAAGTATACATATTCAATGAATTAATTCATTGATggaaaacagaataaattacttttttattatgtttattattactttttatttttaattttcttataaaaaaataaatcagattttagcTCCTTGATATTGAGTTGGCAGCTGCTTGAGAGACATTTTTCTGTGAAACGGTTTGTCCTGTTTTAAACAGTCTATGCTCAGTGAATACTGGCTATTGTAAAATGTGTAGTTATTTtttagaatgttttttttattttataaaactacaactcccagcGTTACTCTAATTTCTAGATTTGTCCGGATTTCTGAGTTGTGACACGTCACCATACGTCACTACCGCACCTGCGCAGCCATCTTGAGCATCTAGCAAGCAGCGGACACAGAAAGGCTGAAAAAAggagtaaaagagaaaaacaccgTCACCTGACGAAGCACGGATATGTCCGCTACAACCAAGTGTATATGATACAATAGAGGTCGAATACGTTGGAACGAGCAGGAGACCGTAACAAAGACGGTAAACAGCCTTCTAAGTGCCTCGGATAGCCGGACCGACAAGTCATCTTTTCTGAccggaggaggaagaacagTCGAGCCGCCGACAGAAAAACACCCAGAGTGACACCATGAATCCCGAATAGTGAGTTATAACGTCACATTAAACGTGTTCCACTGCTGTGTTCAGATAGAAATCATAATTATCATCGTGTTATGCTTTTTAATGTACCCTTATGTAAATGATGCTAGGCTAATTGTTCTGTCGTTAAATTGGCACAACATGTAGCTAGCTGGCTCTGGCTCGAGAACAGGGCGCGCGCTGACAGCTCCTTTAACATGACAGGCTCGCGGACGTGTTTTTCTCTAACGTCAGCTGACAGCTTGCTCGTGCCTTACCGTGTCGGCTATGGCACGCGACCTTTCACGGGGGCAAAGAAACGAATAAAACTGTGTGAGTAGCGGGAAAAAAAAGCCCGTTCATAGGAAACACTGCGCACAAACTGAAATAGAGACGAACACGGTCAGCCTGATACAGTGACACAGTGCCGTGGCTGACCTGTCGGCCTCTTGTTTTGTTCAGGTGGACACAGACGTCGAAGTTGTCGTCTTTATAAGCACAGGTGTGTGCTGTGACGTTAAATTCAGTACGTCACAAACGTCCGAGTCTTTAAATGCGTGCCGTGAACGCAAGTCACACAGTGTTATTATTTAGTAACATAGCTTTTTATAAATGGCTTCCATTATTCAACCAGGCGTGCGAGCTAAGTAGACTATTTGCATACAAATGTCACTATAATCAGGTTCCCAGGCCCTGCTTTGAAATGCTGCTGTGTCTCCTTTGTGGAGCGTGTCGGTGCTAACGTTAGGTGATACGACAGGTAGCAGATGTTTGCCGGCTGACCCGCGGCCCTGAAACGAGAGGACACGCGCCTGTCACTGAATCCGTCGGTCGGTGCTCTCActgtgtctcactgtgtctcactgtgtcaCAGCCGCTGCCTGCTCGCCCTCTGAATCCTTCTGGAACCCTGTCTAACGAGCTCAGCTAACACCTCCACACCCTTAGCAGACAGCCTTTACTTccctgtgtgtttacacacagtgtgtgatCCTGTCTCTGGTTAAATATGCTTTCATAT encodes:
- the LOC104935878 gene encoding tyrosine-protein kinase receptor TYRO3; amino-acid sequence: MAVCNSTLCSTLFLLWIWVWEAGCDTQYEAEEVELFHSDKQPQLGWTSEPTSQWAESRLPVATQSPVPVLQACKNGKKRSIISQWMQRQDAHYLLMDVTFTQEVELSGQLSPLQVHLFDSDLPIRRFLDGWNVLDLQTPRPFPSTASGREMFSYMNHSLALSLGSVRHRGFQLAFSYSGMCVLITSIRLYYRRCPDIVDHLALFKGTGAGSELLIGSCVNGAVEVSPPARKCTVDGVWGPLEGGCTCEPGHQVMNDTCQACRMGYYKPANESKGCRLCPPNSRTHSEGAERCDCLQGYNRLPTDPDELGCTKPPSAPVNLTAHHQNDSGLTVTWDPPHDWGGRQEVKYHIMCVRKAEAGSQWEACGDNVIVLQGGLTSTSASITGMNPQYDYRLSVQAQNDISILQGAPLSSTATVTIHRWKVPPVVITVTPHSNISTENEITPQRQSRSSIWVTVGVLFAVLLLLAVVPIYVCAKRRKYTTLSPEREVELLPMNVGVSYRRPQQVEAAPQQADMVEGVAQLLEGLSGRLLSSLKDVLVERNKLTLGKELGRGEFGSVYEGVYTPDGVDMKVAVKTMRVGIHSQQDLHEFLREAEIMQNFDHENVVRLLGVTLQREQDSSLPVPLVILPYMKHGDLRRFLIDTRYGDVPMFVPHQSLLRFMIDIAAGMDYLSSQRFLHRDLAARNCMLGDDLRVCVADFGLSKKIYSSSYYRQTVVVRLPVKWMSIESLSESVYTTKSDVWSFGVTMWEIVSRGRTPYPGVHNHEVLDLLLLGHRLKPPEDCDHKLYEVMQSCWVKEPAHRPCFRELGEMLKGLLSELPALEASQEASYINQVLEVSAAVAASQDPQTNSGGRLENVYLPTPVGAAPARDDDFEEEEGYLKFTTDSTTKGDDNH